One part of the Desulfonema ishimotonii genome encodes these proteins:
- the rlmD gene encoding 23S rRNA (uracil(1939)-C(5))-methyltransferase RlmD, with the protein MAVRKKQELELEISDIAFGGKGLAKVDGFAIFVDQAVPSDRVRVRITRKKKNYAEARIIEMIAPSPLRIDPPCRYSGYCGGCKWQFLDYDTQLHYKQRHVAESLEHIGLIEGVPVHAPVPSEKIFGYRNKMEFSCSDRRWLMPDELGREEISMGFAIGLHVPGTFHKVLDTEACLIQPELGNAILGDVREYIRASDRPVYGLRTHEGFWRFLMLRHSVAYDQWMVNIITSAEDRAAVQPLADRLTEKYPDIISVVNNITARKAGIAVGESEIRLAGAPVIRDKIGPYEFEISANSFFQTNTRGAARLYDIVKQYAELTGNETVFDLYCGTGTISICLSDAARDVIGIELAESSVADARKNCERNNISNCRFISGDIKDCLEGVGVTPDVMVIDPPRVGMHKDVVRQVLEIGPERIVYVSCNPATLARDLAMIKDAYQVLEVTPVDMFPHTWHIESVAKLRKK; encoded by the coding sequence ATGGCAGTAAGAAAAAAACAGGAACTTGAACTTGAAATCTCCGATATCGCCTTTGGCGGCAAAGGATTAGCCAAGGTGGACGGATTTGCCATTTTCGTGGATCAGGCCGTTCCGTCAGACCGGGTGCGGGTGCGCATCACCCGGAAAAAGAAGAACTATGCGGAAGCCCGGATTATCGAAATGATCGCCCCGTCACCGCTTCGCATTGATCCGCCCTGCCGCTACAGCGGCTACTGCGGCGGATGCAAATGGCAGTTCCTGGACTACGATACCCAGCTTCACTACAAACAGCGGCATGTTGCCGAATCCCTTGAGCATATCGGTCTGATCGAAGGCGTTCCGGTCCACGCCCCGGTTCCGTCGGAAAAAATATTCGGCTACCGGAACAAAATGGAGTTCTCCTGCTCGGACCGGCGCTGGCTGATGCCGGATGAGCTGGGCCGGGAAGAGATCAGCATGGGGTTCGCCATCGGCCTTCATGTGCCGGGCACCTTCCACAAGGTTCTCGACACAGAGGCCTGCCTGATCCAGCCGGAACTCGGAAACGCCATTCTCGGCGATGTGAGGGAATACATCAGAGCGTCGGACCGGCCTGTTTACGGGCTGCGGACCCACGAGGGCTTCTGGCGGTTTCTCATGCTCCGGCATTCGGTCGCCTATGACCAGTGGATGGTCAACATCATCACCTCTGCCGAAGACCGGGCGGCGGTTCAGCCCCTGGCCGACCGGCTGACGGAAAAATACCCAGATATCATCTCGGTCGTCAACAACATCACGGCCCGCAAAGCCGGTATTGCCGTGGGCGAATCTGAAATTCGTCTGGCCGGTGCGCCGGTCATCCGGGATAAGATCGGCCCCTATGAATTTGAGATCTCCGCCAACTCCTTTTTTCAGACCAACACACGGGGGGCCGCCCGGCTCTACGATATCGTAAAACAGTATGCGGAACTGACGGGAAACGAGACGGTTTTCGACCTTTACTGCGGCACGGGCACGATCTCCATCTGTCTCTCGGACGCAGCCAGGGACGTGATCGGGATTGAGCTGGCGGAAAGTTCGGTTGCGGATGCCCGGAAAAACTGCGAACGGAACAATATTTCCAACTGCCGTTTTATTTCAGGGGATATCAAAGACTGTCTGGAAGGCGTCGGCGTGACACCCGATGTGATGGTCATTGACCCGCCGCGGGTGGGAATGCACAAGGACGTGGTGCGCCAGGTGCTGGAGATCGGGCCGGAGCGCATTGTCTACGTCTCCTGCAATCCCGCGACGCTGGCGCGGGATCTCGCCATGATCAAAGACGCCTACCAGGTGCTGGAGGTCACGCCGGTCGATATGTTTCCCCACACCTGGCACATCGAATCGGTGGCCAAGCTGAGGAAGAAGTAG
- the tsaA gene encoding tRNA (N6-threonylcarbamoyladenosine(37)-N6)-methyltransferase TrmO, whose amino-acid sequence MAIEMNPIGYVRTDVKKLPRHWSISDAEGTLEIDEKYRDGLTDIEAGQRIIVLFNFHQSSPFNDSYLRMTPPHRSREMGVFSICSPIRPNPIGLSVVEVLAAEGTTLRVRHIDMRDGTPILDIKPYIEGRHDCPSYTEPETPSS is encoded by the coding sequence ATGGCCATTGAAATGAATCCCATCGGTTATGTTCGCACGGATGTGAAAAAACTGCCCCGCCACTGGAGCATCTCGGATGCGGAGGGAACCCTGGAGATCGACGAAAAATACCGGGACGGCTTAACGGATATTGAGGCCGGTCAGCGCATTATTGTGCTGTTCAACTTTCATCAGAGTTCGCCGTTTAACGACTCCTATCTGCGGATGACGCCCCCGCACCGGAGCCGGGAAATGGGGGTTTTCAGCATCTGCTCCCCCATCCGGCCCAATCCCATCGGCCTCTCGGTGGTGGAGGTGCTGGCGGCAGAGGGAACCACCCTGCGGGTACGGCATATTGACATGCGGGACGGGACGCCGATTCTGGACATCAAGCCGTATATCGAAGGCAGGCACGACTGCCCCAGCTACACGGAACCGGAAACACCGTCTTCGTAA
- a CDS encoding InlB B-repeat-containing protein, with amino-acid sequence MTSGEYFTVRYESGGVKLVVSEVISEFSIGLTISPSGSGRVLIEEEGDGETGTTGLTFTCPDDCVDSDTECNSGFCKKYFAPGARLKLTATPGSGYLFDTWDGEVESTSDPKIVYVDMAADQSVTARFEISQPLPDRDGDGTPDTQDGCPDDPRKTSPGACGCGVADTDSDGDETPDCNDECPADPNKTAPGQCGCGVADTDSDGDETPDCNDECPDDPDKTSPGACGCGVADTDSDGDATPDCNDRCPDDPDKTEPGQCGCGLSDADSDGDGFSDCRDQCPDDPGKTLPGQCGCGVADTDTDGDGTADCNDKCPDDPNKTFPGQCGCGVVDTDSDGDGTPDCFDKCPNDADKTEPGQCGCGVADADSDGDGTPDCSDKCPNDPDKTEPGQCGCGIADTDSDGDGVADCESEAVSGIPVPISPENGETVAEDSVTLVAQVDLGSTVDGPMEIYWWWRPVDKKCTVSSETTEAYRGLAELRISGLRDGLQYAWQVGVRNPASGEIFISDEVFFTVGASEVEVPFRVDAGTTLNDYRMYSFSLWPEDADAADLLGDAVGEYDTKFFKIGTYDPEQSRYVEYDSGAITIVPGQAYWFLARNGLEASIRGIKVSVAENIHVHLRYDETREKGWNMIAPPNDGDYFRKDIQVIAYTEKPDGSFEAEPGFETPVPLSALEADNPWLDLVLWKWEGGRYVSMTPDDAAAVLLRNRGYWVNARRGNICLVFPGSARKDLPESEDTLATMMRRGGEWMGRHLTPDAAVADSGETPPMPIGYSGSGASGTGGGVDSGGGDVLLTR; translated from the coding sequence ATGACTTCCGGCGAATACTTTACCGTCCGGTATGAATCCGGCGGCGTCAAGCTGGTGGTCAGTGAGGTGATCAGCGAATTCTCAATCGGCCTCACGATTTCGCCATCCGGTTCCGGGCGTGTTCTGATTGAGGAAGAGGGAGACGGTGAAACGGGAACCACCGGTCTGACATTTACCTGCCCGGATGACTGCGTTGACAGTGATACCGAATGCAACAGCGGATTCTGTAAAAAATATTTCGCTCCGGGGGCGCGTCTGAAACTGACCGCTACGCCCGGAAGCGGGTATCTCTTTGACACATGGGACGGCGAGGTGGAAAGTACGTCCGACCCGAAAATCGTCTATGTCGATATGGCTGCGGATCAGTCCGTCACTGCGAGATTTGAAATCAGCCAGCCCCTCCCGGACCGTGACGGCGACGGCACGCCGGATACTCAGGACGGATGCCCGGATGATCCCCGCAAAACAAGCCCCGGCGCATGTGGCTGCGGCGTGGCCGATACGGACAGCGATGGTGATGAAACACCGGACTGTAATGATGAGTGTCCGGCTGATCCGAACAAAACAGCGCCGGGCCAGTGCGGCTGCGGCGTGGCCGATACGGACAGCGATGGTGATGAAACACCGGACTGTAATGATGAATGCCCGGATGATCCCGATAAAACAAGCCCCGGCGCATGTGGCTGCGGCGTGGCCGATACAGACAGCGATGGCGATGCAACACCGGACTGCAACGACAGGTGCCCGGATGATCCTGATAAAACCGAACCGGGCCAGTGCGGGTGCGGCCTGTCGGACGCGGACAGCGACGGCGACGGGTTTTCGGATTGCAGGGATCAGTGCCCGGATGATCCCGGTAAAACACTTCCCGGCCAGTGCGGCTGCGGCGTTGCAGATACGGATACAGACGGCGACGGCACGGCGGACTGTAATGACAAGTGCCCGGATGATCCGAACAAAACATTTCCCGGCCAGTGTGGCTGCGGTGTGGTCGATACGGACAGCGACGGCGACGGCACGCCCGACTGTTTTGATAAGTGTCCCAATGACGCGGATAAGACCGAACCGGGCCAGTGCGGGTGCGGCGTGGCCGATGCGGACAGCGACGGCGACGGTACGCCGGACTGTTCTGATAAGTGCCCCAATGACCCGGATAAAACCGAACCGGGCCAGTGCGGATGCGGGATTGCGGATACGGACAGCGACGGAGACGGCGTCGCGGACTGTGAATCCGAAGCGGTCAGCGGAATCCCTGTTCCGATCAGCCCGGAAAACGGTGAGACGGTCGCAGAGGATTCCGTCACCCTGGTGGCACAGGTCGATCTGGGCAGCACGGTGGACGGGCCTATGGAGATCTACTGGTGGTGGCGGCCCGTGGACAAAAAATGTACGGTCTCCTCTGAAACGACCGAGGCCTACAGAGGGCTGGCGGAACTTCGGATTTCCGGGCTTCGGGACGGTTTGCAATATGCCTGGCAGGTCGGGGTCAGAAACCCGGCCAGCGGCGAAATTTTCATCTCCGATGAGGTCTTTTTCACGGTCGGCGCTTCCGAAGTTGAAGTGCCTTTCCGTGTAGATGCAGGGACGACGCTCAATGATTATCGGATGTACTCATTTTCCCTGTGGCCGGAAGACGCTGATGCGGCAGACCTGCTGGGGGATGCTGTCGGTGAGTACGATACGAAGTTCTTCAAAATCGGAACCTATGACCCCGAACAGAGCCGTTATGTCGAATATGACAGCGGCGCAATAACCATTGTGCCGGGGCAGGCTTACTGGTTCCTGGCCCGGAACGGCCTTGAGGCAAGTATTCGGGGAATAAAGGTGAGCGTGGCGGAGAATATCCACGTTCACCTGCGGTATGATGAAACCCGCGAAAAGGGTTGGAACATGATCGCACCGCCCAACGACGGGGATTATTTCCGGAAGGATATTCAGGTCATCGCCTACACTGAGAAACCCGACGGCAGCTTTGAGGCGGAGCCGGGGTTTGAGACGCCGGTGCCGCTGTCGGCGCTGGAGGCAGATAATCCCTGGCTTGATCTGGTTCTGTGGAAGTGGGAAGGGGGCCGGTACGTCTCCATGACGCCTGATGACGCTGCCGCAGTGCTGTTGCGAAACCGGGGATACTGGGTCAATGCACGGCGCGGCAATATCTGCCTTGTCTTTCCGGGTTCGGCCCGGAAGGATCTGCCCGAGTCCGAAGATACGCTGGCGACGATGATGCGCAGGGGCGGAGAGTGGATGGGGCGGCACCTGACACCGGATGCGGCGGTTGCCGATTCCGGGGAGACGCCGCCCATGCCCATCGGCTATTCGGGAAGCGGCGCTTCCGGGACGGGCGGCGGTGTGGACAGCGGCGGGGGGGATGTTTTATTGACACGGTGA
- a CDS encoding FecR family protein encodes MRYLNKQFIRTGCVMVFLLLGGASSGIAQSMLPDGLVMDEEFQPGTGAAVGKVKLVQGDVILVHAEFSQRGYMALRGIPLFKGDTVITQENSRVSLMLNDGSVLTLAHQTRLVISESIYDPERTKSRSSFIRIAVGKVRLLVRKLADFQRSDFRVKTKTAIVGVRGSDFIVAATETATQVTALENTDIEVIGLVTPCEKYREGENIGDCYVAPMILTDFEHAVIEIDELPEKLGELLPADIELMKRDFIIRPDADKVRLYREEVDIEKGIFVPDTSLIRPETVRPEVAGSASVPDIFKNTARMPPEPKAVADELRDEELKKELDNIRELPDFPETPDNSEPEGGQ; translated from the coding sequence ATGCGATATCTGAATAAGCAATTCATCCGTACAGGCTGTGTGATGGTCTTTCTGCTCCTGGGGGGCGCATCCTCCGGTATTGCGCAATCCATGCTTCCGGACGGGCTGGTGATGGATGAGGAATTTCAGCCCGGAACCGGGGCTGCGGTCGGAAAAGTGAAGCTGGTTCAGGGGGATGTGATTCTTGTTCATGCGGAGTTTTCACAGCGCGGCTATATGGCGCTCAGAGGTATTCCGCTGTTCAAGGGGGATACGGTCATCACGCAGGAGAACAGCAGGGTCAGTCTGATGCTGAATGACGGCAGCGTGCTTACACTGGCCCATCAGACGCGGCTGGTGATCAGTGAGAGCATTTATGACCCCGAAAGGACAAAAAGCCGCTCCTCTTTTATCCGTATTGCCGTCGGAAAGGTCCGCCTGCTGGTCAGAAAACTGGCTGATTTTCAGCGTTCAGACTTCAGGGTGAAGACCAAAACGGCCATCGTCGGCGTCCGGGGGTCTGATTTTATCGTGGCCGCCACGGAAACCGCAACGCAGGTAACCGCTTTGGAGAATACGGATATCGAGGTGATCGGGCTGGTGACGCCCTGTGAGAAATATCGCGAGGGCGAAAACATCGGCGATTGTTATGTGGCACCGATGATACTCACGGACTTTGAGCATGCGGTCATTGAGATCGACGAATTGCCTGAAAAGCTGGGGGAACTGCTTCCGGCGGATATCGAGCTGATGAAACGGGATTTTATCATCCGGCCTGACGCGGATAAGGTCCGTTTATATCGGGAAGAGGTGGATATTGAAAAAGGGATTTTTGTGCCGGATACTTCTCTGATCCGGCCTGAAACCGTAAGGCCTGAAGTCGCAGGTAGCGCCTCCGTTCCTGATATTTTTAAAAATACCGCAAGGATGCCGCCGGAACCAAAAGCGGTGGCGGATGAGCTGCGTGACGAGGAACTGAAAAAAGAGTTGGATAATATCCGGGAATTGCCGGATTTTCCTGAGACACCGGATAATTCTGAGCCGGAAGGGGGGCAATAG
- a CDS encoding surface lipoprotein assembly modifier — translation MQKIFGYVLILLLMVSAGQAACASDTAAEGRAYYDFGVFDYEEGNYTDAEKNFKIALGFEPENPFYNHYLGKTYLKTARYADAERYLNSAWEISPAISGLKYDIGFLRYKTGDYTGASELFKAVAEEEPRNVLAHYYAGISLYREGRHRAAAPWFVHAAENSPTIRANGYFYAGLCYQKTGDDLRALSVFGYVRDDPNAGDLKESAVRWITAIEERQKRVRPYGLYARIGRRYDDNVTLEPDDGDIFADESDWATLACFSGYYNFLRREKYRVGAGFSQYQTWHDDLDEYDMSGSVFNLYAAYDLLPFTLRMNITPAYYLADSDSYLRQYRLEPEIRWRVTDRLLTRLVYRYDDNTYFEDAGRTGHANTLYAEAYYSFFSGRGILFGKIGHEDRTATRRDEYFDRWEMRVGTVWMLPWELEMEVTGEYAVKNYDGPDQFWLTEREDDRYTATVSLSRKIFYDRLALLGEYRYTRNDSNISDYEYSRNIFTLSLTASY, via the coding sequence ATGCAAAAAATATTCGGGTACGTTCTGATTCTGTTACTGATGGTGTCAGCCGGACAGGCCGCCTGCGCGTCAGATACGGCGGCAGAAGGGCGGGCATATTATGACTTCGGCGTGTTTGATTATGAAGAGGGCAATTATACGGATGCTGAAAAAAATTTTAAAATAGCCCTGGGATTCGAGCCGGAAAACCCGTTTTACAACCATTATCTGGGCAAAACATACCTGAAGACAGCCCGATACGCGGACGCTGAAAGATATCTGAACAGCGCCTGGGAGATCAGTCCGGCGATATCCGGGCTGAAATATGATATCGGGTTTCTCAGATATAAGACCGGAGATTATACCGGGGCGTCGGAATTGTTCAAAGCCGTTGCCGAAGAGGAGCCTCGGAACGTTCTGGCCCACTATTATGCCGGGATCAGCCTGTACAGGGAAGGCCGCCACAGGGCGGCAGCCCCCTGGTTTGTCCATGCTGCCGAAAACAGCCCCACGATCCGGGCCAACGGATATTTTTATGCGGGGCTGTGCTATCAGAAAACCGGCGACGACCTCCGGGCGCTCAGTGTGTTCGGGTATGTCCGGGATGATCCGAATGCAGGCGATCTGAAAGAAAGCGCCGTCCGCTGGATCACGGCGATTGAAGAGCGGCAGAAGCGGGTCCGGCCTTATGGGCTGTATGCCCGAATCGGGAGACGCTACGATGATAATGTCACCCTGGAGCCGGACGACGGAGATATTTTTGCCGATGAATCCGACTGGGCGACGCTGGCCTGTTTTTCAGGGTATTATAATTTTCTCAGGCGGGAAAAGTACAGGGTCGGTGCCGGTTTCAGCCAGTATCAGACCTGGCATGACGATCTGGACGAATACGATATGAGCGGATCGGTGTTCAACCTGTATGCGGCATATGATTTGCTACCCTTTACATTGCGGATGAACATCACACCGGCCTATTATCTGGCGGATTCGGACAGCTATCTGCGCCAGTATCGTCTGGAGCCTGAAATCCGGTGGCGCGTCACCGACAGGCTGCTGACCCGGCTGGTGTACCGCTATGATGACAACACTTATTTTGAAGACGCCGGCCGGACCGGCCACGCCAATACATTATACGCAGAGGCCTATTATTCTTTTTTCAGCGGCAGGGGAATTCTGTTCGGGAAGATCGGCCATGAGGACCGGACCGCAACCCGCAGGGACGAATATTTTGACCGCTGGGAAATGCGCGTCGGGACGGTGTGGATGCTGCCGTGGGAACTTGAAATGGAAGTGACCGGAGAATACGCGGTCAAAAACTACGACGGCCCGGATCAGTTCTGGCTGACGGAACGCGAGGACGACCGGTATACGGCCACAGTTTCTCTTTCCCGGAAGATTTTTTATGACAGGCTCGCCCTTCTGGGCGAATACCGGTACACCCGGAATGACTCCAATATCAGCGATTATGAATATTCACGGAATATTTTTACCCTTTCTCTGACAGCCTCCTACTGA
- a CDS encoding LamG-like jellyroll fold domain-containing protein, whose translation MHAKKGFGEKALLLLTTLLILAALAVAAEAKKVNCGKKVRCGDVITRNAVLDRDLNCSEDPALTVVGPANLNMRGFTVSNTGGKSHDGIWLKGCGGHLHNGTVTGFGKGVLIGGDGGHHIHHVKVTEHTIHGFSLESPNNRLRHNMSGGNFGNGIWLSEKADNNLILKNTFNSNGASGIRLKRGEIDFVEAVSESAVSGESGIRLAERSIGLDNAVLENTAAAVSDTISDDGAASSNVITMNTVVENSVFDVLDETATCGDNDLTGNDVGSTSDPCNVVVGPTGASDPILHWEFEGSGDVVIDSSGNGNEAPINAGQRVADAERGGSVLYADGSAFTIATASSPNGFDVSLPFSVSFWLKPAHFENYNQHIGPGWGQFRFYSNEDGGMHVGIVDTERFKPTLLNETLELDKWQMLTYTFSYGEARFYRNGQLIYGAGSITAPQQWDNFQLFKINGLLDDVRVYNCALSAAEVGILYGGQGSDNEFVLHWEFEESGDTIVDSSGNENHAPVKDGIFVADPDRGQVLYATGSHRAMATDSAVKGMNVSLPFTVAFWLKPELLDEPYTQRIGTNWGEFMFMTGTESSMQVGTDGDSRFSSSTLRQKLALNEWQLLAFVYDSGKARFYRNGRIIGEKGGGVAAPQLWGQFELAKIRGWVDDVRVYNRTLTSAEIREIFGGDLQPDGGPYFLDDENYEVTEIWSGKVHPGDNDPGIEGAEAGYNIMKHRELVTVYGDYYYVLYIYEGGRPRVMKIAMDDLSVVQEAFIEPDDYHARPDSHHYFTMEVDKNGYLHVVGDMHLYPRHYNPNEPNSQDHLPERLINQKCLYWRTASPEDVTTFAFMGGSEDTAPKGIGFTYPHFFKDNNNELYLINRLDIGHRYSGENKKGVGVTRYDAATGSWAALGDYPYEDALAKMVFWEKFQEPGDSEDGYTKVWPYMTFDRQNRMHIAANLLDDGETDYRALGQENGVGDVGHYTTDAVYLRSDDGGDTFVRTDGTPVNLPARILDEGDGKQGDIAYDCNGVDPHYYLLNVANYIATDYLDRPIVGLNRRPFVQGLDTGMMIVRHDGTTWNQYEEIGNDEGVNQTVNGIYSDHEGVITFLGGLGHSKIRRFWRPDGLFREYSLKYLDYEPFAFNPNYVRTTGDLLGYSYDEDSETFHAFHIRVTRPE comes from the coding sequence ATGCATGCAAAGAAAGGTTTCGGGGAAAAAGCTTTACTGCTACTCACTACACTTTTGATCTTGGCGGCGCTGGCGGTTGCTGCCGAAGCGAAGAAGGTGAATTGCGGGAAGAAGGTGCGCTGTGGGGATGTTATCACACGCAACGCGGTTCTTGATCGTGATTTGAACTGCAGCGAAGATCCGGCACTCACCGTTGTCGGTCCCGCCAATCTCAACATGAGAGGCTTCACGGTGAGCAATACGGGAGGAAAGTCGCATGACGGGATTTGGCTCAAAGGCTGTGGCGGGCATCTGCATAACGGCACTGTCACCGGATTCGGCAAAGGGGTTCTGATCGGCGGAGACGGCGGGCATCACATACATCATGTGAAGGTTACAGAACATACGATCCATGGGTTTTCCCTCGAGTCCCCGAACAACAGACTCAGGCATAATATGTCCGGCGGCAACTTCGGCAACGGCATATGGCTGTCGGAAAAGGCAGACAATAACCTGATCTTGAAAAACACCTTCAACAGCAACGGCGCTTCTGGCATCCGCCTCAAGCGCGGTGAGATTGACTTTGTCGAGGCGGTTTCGGAGAGTGCCGTTAGCGGGGAGTCCGGCATCCGTCTCGCGGAGCGTTCAATCGGTCTTGATAATGCGGTTTTAGAGAACACCGCCGCCGCGGTTTCCGACACCATTTCCGATGATGGTGCTGCAAGCAGCAATGTGATAACCATGAACACTGTGGTTGAAAACAGTGTTTTCGATGTGCTGGATGAAACTGCGACGTGCGGCGACAATGATTTGACGGGCAACGATGTGGGCAGCACAAGCGATCCCTGCAACGTGGTCGTCGGCCCGACAGGCGCAAGCGATCCGATATTGCACTGGGAATTCGAGGGAAGCGGGGATGTCGTTATCGACAGTTCCGGAAACGGAAACGAAGCGCCGATTAATGCGGGGCAGCGTGTTGCCGACGCAGAGCGGGGAGGGTCGGTACTCTACGCGGACGGTTCGGCTTTTACCATCGCCACCGCATCTTCTCCAAACGGCTTCGATGTTTCTCTGCCTTTCTCGGTGTCGTTTTGGCTGAAACCGGCGCATTTTGAAAACTACAACCAGCATATCGGCCCCGGCTGGGGCCAGTTCAGGTTCTATTCCAATGAGGACGGCGGTATGCATGTGGGGATCGTTGACACCGAGAGATTCAAACCCACCCTTCTCAATGAAACACTGGAGCTGGACAAGTGGCAGATGCTCACCTATACCTTCAGTTACGGCGAAGCACGGTTCTACCGGAACGGACAGCTGATCTACGGCGCCGGGAGCATAACCGCGCCTCAGCAATGGGATAACTTTCAACTGTTTAAAATCAACGGACTTCTCGACGACGTGCGCGTCTATAACTGCGCATTGAGTGCCGCCGAGGTGGGCATACTCTATGGCGGCCAGGGAAGCGACAACGAGTTTGTGCTGCATTGGGAATTCGAGGAAAGCGGCGATACCATTGTCGACAGCTCCGGCAACGAGAATCATGCGCCTGTCAAGGACGGAATCTTCGTCGCCGATCCCGATCGGGGACAGGTGCTTTATGCGACCGGCAGCCACAGGGCTATGGCGACGGATTCTGCTGTCAAGGGTATGAATGTCTCCTTGCCGTTCACGGTGGCCTTCTGGCTGAAACCGGAACTGCTCGATGAGCCCTACACCCAAAGAATCGGCACCAATTGGGGAGAGTTCATGTTTATGACGGGCACAGAGAGCAGCATGCAGGTCGGGACAGATGGGGACAGCCGTTTCAGCAGCAGCACTCTCAGGCAAAAACTGGCATTGAATGAATGGCAGTTGCTGGCTTTCGTCTATGACTCCGGCAAAGCGCGTTTCTATCGAAACGGCCGTATCATCGGCGAGAAAGGCGGAGGGGTTGCCGCACCGCAGCTTTGGGGACAATTCGAGCTGGCAAAAATCCGGGGCTGGGTGGACGATGTGCGCGTCTACAACCGCACGTTGACCAGCGCCGAAATCCGTGAAATATTCGGCGGTGATCTTCAACCAGACGGCGGCCCCTATTTTCTGGACGACGAAAACTACGAAGTGACTGAAATCTGGTCGGGAAAGGTTCATCCGGGAGACAATGATCCGGGGATCGAAGGTGCCGAAGCCGGCTATAACATCATGAAACACAGAGAACTGGTCACTGTTTACGGCGACTATTACTACGTTTTATATATTTATGAAGGTGGCAGGCCGAGAGTGATGAAAATCGCGATGGATGACCTGTCCGTCGTTCAGGAGGCATTTATCGAGCCGGACGACTATCACGCCCGTCCCGACAGCCACCACTACTTCACGATGGAGGTTGACAAGAACGGCTATCTTCATGTCGTTGGCGACATGCACCTCTATCCGCGCCATTACAACCCCAACGAACCCAACTCCCAGGACCACCTTCCCGAACGTTTGATAAACCAGAAGTGTCTTTACTGGCGAACCGCTTCACCCGAAGACGTCACGACTTTTGCGTTTATGGGCGGCAGCGAAGACACTGCCCCCAAGGGAATAGGATTCACGTATCCCCATTTCTTCAAGGACAACAACAACGAACTCTATCTGATCAATCGCCTCGACATCGGGCATCGATATTCGGGGGAAAACAAAAAAGGCGTAGGCGTAACGCGATACGACGCAGCCACCGGAAGCTGGGCCGCCCTCGGCGATTATCCCTACGAGGACGCCCTTGCCAAAATGGTCTTCTGGGAAAAGTTCCAGGAACCGGGCGATTCGGAGGACGGCTACACCAAAGTGTGGCCCTATATGACCTTCGACCGCCAGAACCGGATGCACATTGCCGCGAATCTGCTGGACGACGGCGAGACCGACTACAGGGCTTTGGGCCAAGAGAATGGGGTGGGAGATGTTGGCCATTATACGACTGATGCGGTCTATCTGAGATCCGACGACGGGGGCGATACATTCGTCAGGACGGACGGCACACCGGTGAATCTTCCGGCTCGTATTCTGGACGAGGGAGACGGAAAACAAGGCGATATCGCTTACGATTGCAACGGTGTCGATCCCCATTATTATCTTTTGAATGTCGCCAATTATATTGCGACGGATTATCTCGACAGACCTATTGTGGGTTTGAATCGAAGGCCTTTTGTGCAGGGATTGGACACAGGAATGATGATAGTCCGCCACGACGGGACGACCTGGAACCAGTACGAAGAAATCGGCAACGACGAAGGAGTCAACCAAACCGTGAACGGCATTTATTCCGATCACGAGGGCGTCATCACTTTCCTCGGGGGGCTTGGCCATTCCAAAATCAGGCGATTCTGGAGACCCGACGGCCTCTTTCGGGAATATTCCCTGAAATACCTGGATTACGAACCTTTCGCTTTCAACCCGAATTACGTCCGAACTACCGGAGATCTGCTGGGATATTCCTACGACGAGGATTCGGAGACATTCCATGCCTTCCATATCAGGGTAACGCGGCCCGAATAA